From one Azospirillum sp. TSH100 genomic stretch:
- the garD gene encoding galactarate dehydratase: MTQKPLYILVHPDDNVAIVVNSGGLPPGTEFECGLVLTEFVPQGHKVALADLEEGASIVRYGQVIGTAARPVRRGAWIEESLVRLPEAPELDTLPLATAVPPDAPALDGYTFEGYRNPDGTVGTKNVLGISISVQCVAGVMDFAIERIKKELLPKYPNVDDVVALNHTYGCGVAINAPGAAVPIRTLQNLARNPNLGGAVMVVGLGCEKLQPERLLPAGVEPSIVTLQDERHQGFGDMVASILEMADRRLAQLNERRRETCPASDLVVGLQCGGSDAFSGVTANPAVGYAADLLVRAGATVMFSEVTEVRDAIHLLTPRAIDEETGRALIREMRWYDDYLQVGSADRSANPTPGNKKGGLANVVEKALGSIAKSGTSPIVGVLSPGERATRKGLLYAATPASDFICGTLQLASGCNIEVFTTGRGTPYGLAMAPVIKVATRTELASRWHDLIDVDAGRIATGEATIEAVGWELFRLILEVASGHKQTWADHWGLRNALTLFNPAPVT; encoded by the coding sequence ATGACCCAGAAGCCTCTCTACATCCTGGTCCATCCCGACGACAACGTTGCCATCGTGGTGAACTCCGGCGGGCTGCCGCCGGGGACGGAGTTCGAGTGCGGGCTGGTCCTGACCGAATTCGTGCCGCAGGGTCACAAGGTGGCGCTGGCCGATCTGGAGGAAGGAGCGTCGATCGTCCGCTACGGCCAAGTGATCGGCACCGCCGCCCGCCCGGTCCGCCGCGGAGCCTGGATCGAGGAATCGCTGGTCCGCCTGCCGGAAGCGCCGGAACTCGACACTCTGCCGCTGGCGACCGCCGTGCCGCCCGACGCCCCGGCGCTGGACGGCTATACGTTCGAGGGCTACCGCAATCCGGACGGAACGGTTGGCACCAAGAATGTGCTGGGCATCAGCATCAGCGTGCAGTGCGTCGCCGGGGTGATGGATTTCGCCATCGAGCGGATCAAGAAGGAACTGCTGCCCAAATACCCCAACGTCGATGACGTGGTGGCGCTGAACCACACCTACGGTTGCGGCGTGGCGATCAATGCGCCGGGGGCGGCGGTGCCGATCCGCACCTTGCAGAACCTTGCCCGCAATCCCAACCTGGGCGGGGCCGTGATGGTCGTCGGGTTGGGTTGCGAGAAGCTCCAGCCGGAACGGCTGCTGCCGGCCGGGGTGGAGCCGAGCATCGTCACCTTGCAGGACGAACGCCACCAGGGCTTTGGCGACATGGTCGCTTCCATCCTGGAGATGGCCGACCGCCGGCTGGCGCAGCTGAACGAGCGGCGGCGCGAGACCTGCCCGGCGTCGGATCTCGTCGTCGGGCTGCAATGCGGCGGCAGCGACGCCTTTTCCGGCGTCACCGCCAACCCGGCGGTGGGTTATGCCGCCGACCTGCTGGTGCGGGCCGGGGCCACGGTCATGTTCTCCGAAGTGACGGAGGTGCGTGACGCCATCCATCTGCTCACTCCGCGTGCCATCGACGAGGAGACCGGCCGCGCGCTGATCCGCGAGATGCGGTGGTACGACGATTACCTCCAGGTCGGTTCGGCCGACCGCAGCGCCAACCCGACCCCCGGCAACAAGAAGGGCGGCCTCGCCAACGTGGTGGAGAAGGCGCTCGGCTCCATCGCCAAGTCGGGCACCAGCCCGATCGTCGGCGTGCTGTCGCCGGGCGAGCGGGCGACGCGCAAGGGGCTGCTCTATGCCGCCACTCCGGCCAGCGACTTCATCTGCGGAACGCTGCAACTGGCCTCGGGCTGCAACATCGAGGTCTTCACCACCGGCCGTGGCACGCCCTACGGCCTCGCCATGGCGCCGGTCATCAAGGTGGCGACGCGGACGGAACTGGCGTCGCGCTGGCACGACCTGATCGATGTCGATGCCGGCCGCATCGCCACCGGCGAAGCAACCATCGAGGCGGTGGGCTGGGAACTGTTCCGCCTGATCCTGGAGGTGGCGAGCGGCCATAAGCAGACCTGGGCCGACCATTGGGGCCTGCGCAATGCGCTGACCCTGTTCAACCCGGCGCCGGTCACCTGA
- a CDS encoding lactonase family protein, which translates to MDRRYGIALAMLLSSAAFVAAVPAQADSFAYVSNAASNDISVFRLDGTTGTMTPMGAVPFVGVDKPGTSTPLAISPDRRFLYAGVRSQPYQVQIFAIDAATGKLSHLGSGPLADSMPYIVPDRSGKYLLSASYGGDKVAVNPIGPDGKVGPPQQVVATGKNAHSIQLSPDNRFAFATNLGSDRLVQFRFDAATGSLGENDPPSVVLPPKSGPRHIVFHPDARHLYLVDELDAAVAVFAYDTKTGTLTEKQRLPSLPADFKGEPWGADIHTTPDGRFLYISERRTNTIRSFRIDRESGLLTPLGSVATEEQPRGFNIDPTGRFLAAVGEKSDSMTVYRIDGGSGVLTTLARYPAGKQPNWVEFVSVP; encoded by the coding sequence ATGGATCGCCGTTACGGCATCGCCCTGGCGATGCTGCTGTCTTCCGCTGCCTTCGTCGCGGCCGTGCCGGCGCAAGCCGACAGCTTCGCTTACGTTTCCAATGCCGCCAGCAACGACATCAGCGTCTTTCGGCTGGACGGCACGACCGGCACCATGACGCCGATGGGAGCGGTGCCCTTCGTCGGGGTGGACAAGCCCGGCACCTCCACTCCCCTGGCGATCAGCCCGGACCGGCGCTTCCTCTATGCCGGCGTGCGCTCGCAGCCCTATCAGGTGCAGATTTTCGCTATCGACGCGGCGACCGGAAAGCTGAGCCATCTCGGAAGCGGTCCCCTGGCCGACAGCATGCCGTACATCGTCCCCGACCGAAGCGGCAAATACCTGCTCAGCGCGTCTTATGGCGGCGACAAGGTGGCGGTGAATCCGATCGGACCGGACGGCAAGGTGGGACCGCCGCAGCAGGTGGTGGCGACCGGCAAGAACGCCCATTCCATCCAGCTGTCGCCCGATAACCGTTTCGCCTTCGCCACCAACCTGGGCTCCGACAGGCTGGTGCAGTTCCGTTTCGACGCGGCGACCGGAAGCCTGGGCGAGAACGATCCGCCGTCGGTGGTGTTGCCGCCGAAATCCGGACCGCGCCACATCGTTTTCCATCCCGACGCCCGGCACCTCTATCTGGTCGACGAGTTGGACGCCGCCGTTGCGGTGTTCGCTTATGATACCAAGACCGGCACGCTGACGGAAAAACAGCGCCTGCCGTCCCTCCCGGCGGACTTCAAGGGCGAGCCCTGGGGCGCCGACATCCATACGACGCCGGACGGCCGTTTCCTCTACATCTCCGAACGGCGGACCAACACGATCCGCTCCTTCCGCATCGACCGGGAAAGCGGCCTGCTGACGCCGCTCGGCAGCGTGGCGACCGAGGAGCAGCCGCGCGGCTTCAACATCGACCCGACCGGCCGTTTTCTGGCGGCGGTGGGGGAGAAGTCCGACAGCATGACGGTCTACCGCATCGACGGCGGCAGCGGCGTGCTGACCACGCTCGCCCGCTATCCGGCCGGCAAGCAGCCGAACTGGGTGGAGTTCGTCAGCGTGCCGTAA
- a CDS encoding molybdopterin cofactor-binding domain-containing protein: MTINPTPAPQSPPMPTRAELMAATGVLLIVDEIQPPSGPVAKGATATPKPPETALFLAVRDDGQVFAFNGHVDLGTGIRTALTQIVAEELDLRMDQLRMVLGDTGSSPNQGATIASATIQISAVPLRNAAAEARRWLLDRAASLFGVPAGELRVEEGVVIAGDGNRRISYGELVRGGRVELRISGDAPLKPREQYRLVGKGAPRVDIPAKATGEFSYVHDLRLPGMLHGRVVRPPYAGIDSGEFVGNSLESVDEGSIAHIPGIVRVVVVRDFVGVVAEREEQAIKAARALKVTWRPWTRKLPDLSNLAQALRENPSTPRKVLDKGDVDAALAAADQRMTRTYVWPYQIHGSIGPSCAVADCKADRATVWSGTQNPHLLRADLAWLLEWSEERIDVVRMEAAGCYGRNCADDVAADALLLSQAVGRPVRVQLTREQEHLWEPKGTAQLMEVDGGIDADGGIVAYDFATSYPSNGAPTLALLLTGRVDPVAAVFEMGDRTSIPPYDYENMRVVINDMAPIVRASWMRGVSAMPNSFAHDSYIDELAFAAGVDPVEFRLRHLREDERAADLIRAVAGRAGWQPRTAPQQTPPEGDMLRGRGFAYARYIHSKFPGFGAAWAAWVADVAVDRRTGEIAVTRVVVGHDAGQMINPDGVRHQIHGNVIQSASRVLKEQVEFEDSVVAAREWGGYPIMTFPEVPDIDVLMMPRETEPPLGSGESASVPSAAAIANAIFDATGIRFRELPITAERVREALNSPSEPVPPAPPEAAKPRRRGWKAWLGASLTGLCGVMIGMASSALPFRAEIAPVSPPSAGLWAPATIERGRQLAALGDCAVCHTAENGATNAGGRPFETPFGTVHSTNITPDPETGIGSWSFAAFDRAMREGIGRDGRHLYPAFPYTAFRNMTGDDMQALYAHMMTQPAVRSEAPANAMRFPFNLRPMMAGWNTLFLNRETYRPDPQRSAEWNRGNYLVNGLGHCAACHSPRNALGAEKLGEAFLAGGTVDGWEAPALTGLSKAPKPWTEEDLFTYLRTGFSQRHGVAAGPMAAVVHELSTVPEADVRAMAAYLASLGGDAVETPAVVPAPVNSANGERIFNGACQACHSDGNGPTLFGVSPSMAVNSNVHSDSPDNLARVILHGIQTPATRDLGYMPAFRDSLSDRQVADLLAYLRGRFAPDKAAWTDIATAVAKARANPGTH, translated from the coding sequence ATGACGATCAACCCGACGCCCGCCCCTCAGTCCCCGCCGATGCCGACCCGTGCGGAACTGATGGCGGCGACCGGCGTCCTGCTGATCGTTGACGAGATCCAGCCGCCCTCCGGCCCGGTCGCTAAGGGGGCAACAGCCACGCCGAAGCCGCCGGAAACCGCGCTGTTCCTGGCAGTGCGCGACGACGGGCAGGTCTTCGCCTTCAACGGCCATGTCGATCTCGGCACCGGCATCCGGACGGCGCTGACCCAGATCGTCGCCGAGGAGCTGGACCTGCGCATGGACCAGCTTCGCATGGTGCTGGGCGATACCGGCAGCAGCCCCAACCAGGGCGCCACCATCGCCAGTGCCACCATCCAGATCTCCGCCGTTCCCCTGCGCAACGCTGCGGCGGAGGCGCGCCGTTGGCTGCTGGACCGCGCCGCTTCCCTGTTCGGCGTGCCGGCGGGAGAGTTGCGCGTTGAAGAAGGGGTTGTGATCGCTGGCGACGGCAACCGCCGCATCTCCTACGGAGAACTGGTGCGGGGCGGGCGGGTGGAACTGCGCATCAGCGGCGACGCCCCGCTGAAGCCGCGCGAGCAATACAGGCTGGTCGGCAAGGGCGCGCCGCGTGTCGACATCCCGGCCAAGGCGACCGGCGAGTTCTCCTATGTGCATGATCTGCGGCTGCCGGGGATGCTGCATGGCCGGGTGGTGCGCCCGCCCTATGCCGGCATCGACAGCGGCGAATTCGTCGGCAACAGCCTGGAGAGCGTCGATGAAGGCTCCATCGCCCACATCCCCGGCATCGTCAGGGTGGTGGTGGTGCGCGACTTCGTCGGCGTGGTGGCGGAGCGCGAGGAACAGGCGATCAAGGCGGCCCGCGCGCTGAAGGTCACCTGGAGGCCCTGGACCCGCAAGCTGCCCGACCTGTCGAACCTCGCCCAGGCCCTGCGCGAGAATCCCAGCACGCCGCGCAAGGTGCTGGACAAGGGCGACGTCGATGCCGCGCTTGCCGCCGCCGACCAGCGGATGACGCGGACCTATGTCTGGCCCTACCAGATTCACGGCTCCATCGGACCGTCCTGCGCGGTGGCCGATTGCAAGGCGGACCGGGCGACGGTCTGGTCCGGCACCCAGAACCCGCATCTGCTGCGCGCCGACCTCGCCTGGCTGCTGGAGTGGTCGGAGGAGCGGATCGACGTGGTGCGGATGGAGGCCGCCGGCTGCTACGGCCGCAACTGCGCCGACGACGTGGCGGCGGATGCGCTGCTGCTGTCGCAGGCGGTCGGTCGCCCGGTGCGCGTCCAGCTGACCCGCGAGCAGGAGCATCTGTGGGAGCCGAAGGGCACCGCCCAGTTGATGGAGGTCGATGGCGGCATCGATGCCGACGGCGGAATCGTCGCCTACGATTTCGCCACCAGCTACCCGTCGAACGGCGCGCCGACGCTGGCTCTGCTGCTGACCGGACGGGTCGATCCGGTGGCCGCCGTCTTCGAGATGGGCGACCGCACCTCGATCCCGCCCTACGACTACGAGAACATGCGGGTGGTCATCAACGACATGGCCCCCATCGTCCGCGCCTCCTGGATGCGCGGGGTATCGGCGATGCCCAACAGCTTCGCCCATGACAGCTACATCGACGAGCTGGCCTTCGCCGCCGGGGTCGATCCGGTGGAATTCCGCCTGCGCCACCTGCGCGAGGACGAACGCGCCGCCGACCTGATCCGCGCCGTTGCCGGCCGCGCCGGCTGGCAGCCGCGCACCGCCCCGCAACAGACCCCGCCGGAGGGCGACATGCTGCGCGGCCGCGGCTTCGCCTATGCCCGCTACATCCACAGCAAGTTCCCCGGCTTCGGCGCCGCCTGGGCCGCCTGGGTCGCCGACGTGGCGGTCGACCGCAGGACCGGCGAGATCGCAGTGACCCGCGTGGTCGTCGGCCATGATGCCGGCCAGATGATCAACCCCGACGGCGTGCGCCACCAGATCCACGGCAACGTCATCCAGTCGGCCAGCCGCGTGCTGAAGGAACAGGTGGAGTTCGAGGACTCGGTGGTCGCCGCCAGGGAATGGGGCGGCTACCCGATCATGACCTTTCCCGAGGTGCCGGACATCGACGTGCTGATGATGCCGCGCGAGACCGAGCCACCGTTGGGATCGGGCGAGTCCGCCTCGGTTCCCAGTGCCGCGGCCATCGCCAACGCCATCTTCGACGCCACCGGCATCCGCTTCCGCGAACTGCCGATCACCGCGGAGCGGGTGCGCGAGGCGCTGAACAGCCCATCCGAACCGGTGCCACCCGCCCCGCCCGAAGCCGCCAAGCCGCGCAGGCGCGGCTGGAAGGCGTGGCTCGGCGCCTCGCTGACCGGCTTATGCGGGGTGATGATTGGCATGGCCAGCAGCGCCCTGCCCTTCCGCGCCGAGATCGCCCCGGTGTCGCCGCCGTCGGCCGGGCTGTGGGCGCCGGCAACCATCGAACGCGGGCGGCAGCTGGCGGCGTTGGGCGACTGCGCGGTCTGCCACACGGCGGAGAATGGTGCGACCAATGCCGGCGGCCGGCCCTTCGAGACGCCCTTCGGCACCGTCCACAGCACCAACATCACGCCGGACCCGGAAACCGGGATCGGGAGCTGGTCCTTCGCCGCCTTCGACCGGGCGATGCGCGAGGGGATCGGCCGCGACGGCCGGCATCTCTACCCGGCCTTCCCCTACACCGCCTTCCGCAACATGACCGGCGACGACATGCAGGCGCTCTACGCCCACATGATGACGCAGCCGGCGGTGCGCAGCGAGGCGCCGGCCAACGCCATGCGCTTCCCCTTCAACCTGCGCCCGATGATGGCCGGCTGGAACACGCTGTTCCTCAACCGCGAGACCTACAGGCCGGACCCGCAGCGGAGTGCCGAATGGAACCGCGGCAATTATCTGGTCAACGGGCTCGGCCACTGCGCCGCCTGCCACAGCCCGCGCAACGCACTGGGGGCGGAGAAGCTGGGCGAGGCGTTCCTGGCCGGCGGCACCGTCGACGGCTGGGAGGCGCCGGCCCTGACCGGCCTGTCCAAGGCGCCGAAGCCCTGGACGGAGGAGGATCTGTTCACCTATCTGCGCACCGGCTTCTCCCAGCGCCACGGCGTCGCCGCCGGCCCGATGGCCGCGGTGGTGCATGAGCTGTCAACCGTACCCGAAGCTGATGTGCGGGCGATGGCTGCCTATCTCGCCTCGCTCGGCGGCGATGCTGTGGAAACACCCGCCGTCGTTCCGGCCCCCGTCAACTCCGCCAATGGAGAGCGCATCTTCAACGGTGCCTGCCAAGCCTGTCACAGCGACGGCAACGGGCCAACGCTGTTCGGCGTCAGCCCGTCGATGGCGGTGAACAGCAACGTCCACAGCGACAGCCCGGACAACCTCGCCCGCGTTATCCTGCATGGCATCCAGACCCCGGCGACCCGCGACCTCGGCTATATGCCGGCCTTCCGCGACAGCCTGTCCGACAGGCAGGTCGCCGATCTGCTGGCCTACCTGCGCGGCCGCTTCGCGCCGGACAAGGCGGCCTGGACCGACATCGCCACTGCGGTGGCTAAGGCGCGGGCCAATCCGGGAACCCATTGA
- a CDS encoding MarR family winged helix-turn-helix transcriptional regulator: MSQDLQPEDGPEAGPGDAEYVFSDQIGHLLRRAYQRHLAIFQRNACDPQLTSVQFVTLCAIRDNGPSSLIELVKSTAIDQATIRGIVERLKARGLIHQTSDPQDRRKVINCLTGEGRQLLDDMVPCARRISELTMGQLNPAERLAVTHVLQKMIAQGGDE, from the coding sequence ATGTCCCAAGACCTGCAGCCTGAAGACGGCCCCGAAGCTGGCCCCGGAGACGCCGAGTACGTCTTTTCCGACCAGATCGGCCATCTGCTGCGGCGGGCCTATCAGCGGCACCTCGCCATCTTCCAGCGCAATGCCTGCGACCCGCAGCTGACCTCGGTGCAGTTCGTCACGCTCTGCGCCATCCGCGACAACGGGCCGAGTTCGCTGATCGAGCTGGTGAAGTCCACCGCCATCGACCAGGCGACGATCCGCGGCATCGTCGAGCGGCTGAAGGCGCGCGGGCTGATCCACCAGACCTCCGACCCGCAGGACCGGCGCAAGGTCATCAACTGCCTGACCGGCGAGGGCCGGCAGTTGCTGGACGACATGGTGCCCTGTGCGCGGCGGATCAGCGAGCTGACCATGGGACAGCTGAACCCGGCGGAACGGCTGGCGGTGACCCATGTCCTGCAAAAGATGATCGCGCAGGGCGGGGACGAGTAA
- a CDS encoding 2,5-dihydroxypyridine 5,6-dioxygenase translates to MPVSDRELTQMFERVLTLSKVDKTQSVAVLKSDYSNPRIVRAAMDAAQHLGASVYGVELPAFNHPRAMGMDMTAYCGDTPLTGNLAAQRALEAADLIVDTMMLLHSPEQEQILKTGTRILLAVEPPEVLARILPTEEDKIRVNAAAERLKRARSIAVTSKAGSDFRAILGQYPTVTEYGFADEPGRWDHWPSGFLFSWPDEGSAEGTLVLDVGDILLPFKTYVRETVTLEIEEGFIRRIHGGFEAEYLRDYMAYFKDPEVYGISHIGWGLQPRAQWTAMGLHDKNDGMCMDARAFYGNFLFSTGPNTEVGGSRKTPCHMDIPLRGCDVLLDGEPVVLAGDVVAPEASKA, encoded by the coding sequence ATGCCGGTGAGCGATCGCGAGCTGACGCAGATGTTCGAGCGGGTTCTGACCCTGTCCAAGGTGGACAAGACCCAGAGCGTCGCTGTGCTTAAGAGCGACTATTCCAACCCGCGCATCGTGCGGGCGGCGATGGACGCGGCCCAGCACCTGGGGGCCAGCGTGTACGGGGTCGAACTGCCGGCCTTCAACCACCCGCGCGCCATGGGCATGGACATGACCGCCTATTGCGGTGACACGCCCCTGACCGGCAACCTCGCCGCCCAGCGCGCGCTGGAGGCGGCCGACCTGATCGTCGACACCATGATGCTGCTGCATTCGCCGGAGCAGGAGCAGATCCTGAAGACCGGCACCCGTATCCTGCTGGCGGTGGAGCCGCCGGAGGTGCTGGCCCGCATCCTGCCGACCGAAGAGGACAAAATCCGCGTCAACGCTGCGGCGGAGCGGCTGAAGCGGGCCCGCTCCATCGCCGTGACGTCGAAGGCCGGCAGCGATTTCCGCGCCATTCTCGGCCAGTATCCGACGGTGACGGAATACGGCTTCGCCGACGAGCCCGGCCGCTGGGACCATTGGCCGAGCGGCTTCCTGTTCTCCTGGCCGGACGAGGGCAGCGCCGAAGGCACGCTGGTGCTCGACGTCGGCGACATCCTGCTGCCCTTCAAGACCTATGTGCGCGAGACGGTGACGCTGGAGATCGAGGAGGGCTTCATCCGCCGCATCCATGGCGGGTTCGAGGCGGAGTACCTGCGCGACTACATGGCCTATTTCAAGGATCCTGAGGTCTACGGCATCTCCCACATCGGCTGGGGCCTGCAACCGCGGGCGCAATGGACGGCGATGGGGCTGCACGACAAGAATGACGGCATGTGCATGGACGCCCGCGCCTTCTACGGCAACTTCCTGTTCTCCACCGGCCCGAACACCGAGGTCGGCGGCAGCCGCAAGACCCCGTGCCACATGGACATCCCGCTTCGCGGTTGCGATGTCCTGCTGGACGGCGAACCAGTGGTGCTCGCTGGCGACGTGGTGGCGCCGGAAGCGTCGAAGGCATGA
- a CDS encoding FAD-dependent monooxygenase yields MRKTQRIAIVGAGLGGAAAAGLLQQAGFQVDVYEQATEFSRLGAGIHVGPNVMKVFRRLGIEKPLEAMGSKPDFWFSRDGFTGDYLSRIPLGDFARREYGAAYVTVHRGDMHLLQMDTLAPGSVQFDKRLETITDSGDDVRLTFADGTEARADIVIGADGINSRIREALLGVEAPNYSGWVAHRALIRGDQLAKYDLTFEDCIKWWTEDRHMMVYFTTGKRDEYYYVTGVPHPAWDFQEAFVDSSREEMFEAFQGYHPTVQALIECTEEVTKWPLRNRNPLPLWSRGRLVLLGDACHPMKPHMAQGAGMAIEDAAMLTRCLSETGLTDYRTAFALYEANRKDRATRVQAVSNANTFLRTQEDPAWVFGYDVYEQPLREGVAA; encoded by the coding sequence ATGAGGAAGACTCAGAGAATCGCGATTGTCGGGGCCGGGCTGGGCGGTGCCGCCGCCGCCGGGCTTCTGCAGCAGGCCGGCTTCCAGGTCGATGTCTACGAGCAGGCGACTGAATTCTCCCGGCTGGGTGCCGGCATCCATGTCGGCCCCAACGTGATGAAGGTGTTCCGTCGGCTGGGCATCGAGAAGCCGCTGGAGGCGATGGGGTCCAAGCCGGACTTCTGGTTCAGCCGCGACGGTTTCACCGGCGATTACCTGTCGCGCATCCCCTTGGGCGATTTCGCCAGGCGCGAATATGGCGCCGCCTATGTCACCGTCCATCGCGGCGACATGCATCTGTTGCAGATGGACACGCTGGCCCCCGGTTCCGTCCAGTTCGACAAGCGGCTGGAAACCATCACCGACAGTGGCGACGACGTCCGCCTGACCTTCGCCGACGGGACCGAGGCGCGCGCCGATATCGTCATCGGCGCCGACGGTATCAATTCCCGCATCCGCGAGGCCCTGCTGGGGGTCGAGGCGCCGAACTACAGCGGCTGGGTCGCCCACCGCGCGCTGATCCGTGGCGACCAGCTGGCGAAATACGACCTGACCTTCGAGGACTGCATCAAGTGGTGGACCGAGGATCGTCACATGATGGTCTATTTCACCACCGGGAAGCGCGACGAATATTACTATGTCACCGGCGTGCCGCATCCGGCCTGGGACTTCCAGGAGGCCTTCGTCGACAGCAGCCGCGAGGAGATGTTCGAGGCTTTCCAGGGCTATCACCCGACCGTCCAGGCGCTGATCGAGTGCACGGAGGAGGTCACCAAATGGCCGTTGCGCAACCGCAACCCGCTGCCGCTGTGGAGCCGCGGCCGGCTGGTCCTGCTGGGCGACGCCTGCCACCCGATGAAGCCGCACATGGCGCAGGGCGCCGGCATGGCGATCGAGGACGCGGCGATGCTGACCCGCTGCCTGTCCGAGACCGGCCTGACCGACTACCGCACCGCCTTCGCGCTGTACGAGGCCAACCGCAAGGACCGCGCGACGCGGGTGCAGGCGGTTTCCAACGCCAACACCTTCCTGCGCACGCAGGAGGATCCGGCCTGGGTCTTCGGCTACGACGTCTATGAGCAGCCGCTGCGCGAAGGCGTCGCGGCATGA
- a CDS encoding alpha/beta fold hydrolase produces MTASTFLYGANVQANGIRQHYLRYGGERQDGRPPIVLIPGITSPAVTWGFVAERFGQQFDTYVLDVRGRGLSESGPHLDYGIDACADDVNAFIAALGLSDCILIGHSMGARFAIRAAVRGEGKGLRQLVLIDPPVSGPGRRPYPSGLPWYVDSIRQSLTGMDADAMRAFCPTWTEEQLRLRAEWLHTCYEPAIVQAYEGFHRDDIHADLPKLPVPALLIVAGRGGVIQPEDEAEIISLQPAIRIARVPNAGHMIPWDDLDGFLAAFGDSLGIQLPGPFA; encoded by the coding sequence ATGACCGCCTCGACCTTCCTCTATGGCGCCAACGTCCAGGCCAACGGCATCCGCCAGCATTACCTGCGCTATGGCGGGGAGCGGCAGGACGGGCGACCGCCCATCGTGCTGATCCCCGGCATCACCAGCCCGGCCGTCACCTGGGGCTTTGTCGCCGAACGCTTCGGGCAACAGTTCGACACCTATGTGCTGGACGTGCGCGGGCGTGGGCTGTCGGAAAGCGGGCCGCATCTGGATTACGGCATCGACGCCTGCGCCGACGACGTGAACGCCTTCATCGCGGCGCTCGGCCTGAGCGATTGCATCCTGATCGGCCATTCCATGGGCGCCCGCTTCGCCATCCGCGCCGCGGTGCGCGGTGAAGGCAAGGGCCTGCGCCAGCTGGTGCTGATCGATCCGCCGGTCTCCGGCCCCGGCCGCCGGCCCTATCCCAGCGGCCTGCCATGGTACGTCGATTCGATCCGCCAGTCGCTGACGGGCATGGATGCCGACGCCATGCGCGCCTTCTGCCCGACCTGGACGGAGGAGCAGCTGCGGCTGCGCGCCGAATGGCTGCACACCTGCTACGAGCCGGCCATCGTCCAGGCCTATGAAGGCTTCCACCGGGACGACATCCATGCCGACCTGCCGAAGCTGCCGGTCCCGGCCCTGCTGATCGTCGCCGGCCGCGGCGGCGTGATCCAGCCGGAGGACGAGGCGGAGATTATCAGCCTCCAGCCCGCCATCCGCATCGCCCGCGTCCCAAACGCCGGGCACATGATCCCGTGGGATGACCTCGACGGCTTCCTCGCCGCCTTCGGCGACAGCCTCGGCATCCAGCTCCCCGGCCCGTTCGCCTGA
- a CDS encoding Asp/Glu racemase — translation METEIPAMLTARQAIRPERFTFHSARMRMKTVKKEELAAMDAESDRCAVELSDARVDVLGYACLVAIMSMGLGYHRDSEARLARKTLENEAPAPVVTSAGALVDGLKVMGAKRIAIVAPYMRPLTELVVDYIRAEGFEVQDWRALEIPDNLDVARHDPNNLPDIVRGMNLEGVDVVVLSACVQMPSLPVVPRVEAETGKPVLTAAIATTYAMLKALKLEPIVPGAGALLSGAY, via the coding sequence ATGGAAACGGAAATCCCGGCTATGCTGACCGCGCGTCAGGCGATCCGCCCGGAACGCTTCACCTTCCATTCCGCCCGCATGCGGATGAAGACGGTGAAGAAGGAGGAGCTGGCGGCGATGGACGCCGAATCCGACCGCTGCGCCGTCGAGCTGTCGGACGCCCGCGTCGATGTGCTGGGCTATGCCTGCCTCGTCGCCATCATGTCGATGGGGCTCGGCTACCACCGCGATTCCGAAGCCCGCCTTGCCCGCAAGACGCTGGAGAACGAGGCTCCCGCCCCGGTGGTCACCAGCGCCGGCGCTCTGGTCGACGGGCTGAAGGTGATGGGCGCCAAGCGCATTGCCATTGTCGCCCCCTACATGCGCCCGCTGACCGAGCTGGTGGTCGACTACATCCGCGCCGAAGGCTTCGAGGTGCAGGACTGGCGCGCGCTGGAGATCCCCGACAACCTCGACGTCGCCCGCCACGATCCCAACAACCTGCCGGACATCGTGCGCGGCATGAACCTGGAGGGCGTGGACGTCGTCGTCCTGTCCGCCTGCGTGCAGATGCCGTCGCTGCCGGTGGTGCCGCGGGTGGAGGCGGAGACCGGCAAGCCGGTGCTGACCGCCGCCATCGCCACGACCTACGCCATGCTGAAGGCGCTGAAGCTGGAGCCGATCGTGCCCGGCGCCGGTGCCCTGCTGTCCGGCGCCTACTGA